In one window of Nakamurella sp. PAMC28650 DNA:
- the dusB gene encoding tRNA dihydrouridine synthase DusB produces MGPVSTATTHRTAPVATPARVVPPPGAKADVLNIGPFQVWPPVVLAPMAGITNTSFRGLCREFGAGLYVCEMVTTRALVARDWKTMEMIRFGPQEQPRSLQLYGVDPVIVGQAVRMVVQENLADHIDLNFGCPVPKVTRKGGGSALPYKRKLFESIVRAAVREAAPAGVPVTVKMRIGIDEDHITFTDAGRIAQDSGVAAVALHGRTAIQHYSGHADWSAIAKLKEIVTDIPVLGNGDIFRASDALDMMARTGCDGVVVGRGCQGRPWLFAELAAAFDGRPAPTPPDLRTVAGILQRHAELLCVEMGPDRGIRDLRKHIAWYLKGFAAGSEIRRELGMVSGLDQLATLLSRLDLDQPFPDAAEGPRGRQGSPQGRVILPYGWLDDPDEMVVPADAELDAGGG; encoded by the coding sequence ATGGGTCCCGTGAGTACCGCTACCACCCACCGCACCGCGCCCGTGGCGACCCCCGCCCGCGTGGTGCCGCCGCCCGGGGCCAAGGCCGACGTCCTGAACATCGGGCCCTTCCAGGTCTGGCCCCCGGTCGTCCTGGCTCCGATGGCCGGCATCACGAACACATCCTTCCGGGGGCTGTGCCGCGAGTTCGGGGCCGGGCTGTACGTCTGCGAGATGGTGACCACCCGCGCGTTGGTGGCCCGCGACTGGAAGACCATGGAGATGATCCGGTTCGGACCGCAGGAGCAGCCCCGCTCGCTGCAGCTCTACGGTGTCGACCCGGTCATCGTCGGGCAGGCCGTGAGGATGGTCGTCCAGGAGAACCTCGCCGACCACATCGATCTGAACTTCGGCTGCCCGGTGCCCAAGGTCACCCGCAAGGGCGGTGGGTCGGCCCTTCCCTACAAGCGCAAGCTGTTCGAATCCATCGTCAGGGCCGCGGTCCGGGAGGCGGCCCCGGCCGGGGTCCCGGTCACGGTCAAGATGCGGATCGGCATCGACGAGGACCACATCACCTTCACCGACGCCGGCCGGATCGCGCAGGATTCCGGAGTCGCTGCCGTCGCGCTGCACGGGCGGACGGCGATCCAACACTACTCCGGCCACGCCGACTGGTCCGCGATCGCGAAGCTCAAGGAGATCGTCACCGACATCCCGGTGCTGGGCAACGGCGACATCTTCCGGGCCTCCGACGCGCTGGACATGATGGCCCGGACCGGGTGCGACGGCGTGGTGGTCGGCCGGGGCTGCCAGGGGCGGCCCTGGCTGTTCGCCGAACTGGCCGCGGCCTTCGACGGCCGTCCGGCCCCGACCCCACCGGATTTGCGGACGGTCGCCGGCATCCTCCAGCGGCATGCCGAACTGCTCTGCGTCGAGATGGGCCCGGACCGCGGCATCCGAGATCTTCGCAAGCACATCGCCTGGTACCTCAAGGGTTTCGCTGCCGGTTCGGAGATCCGTCGCGAGCTCGGCATGGTGTCCGGCCTCGATCAGCTTGCGACGCTGCTGAGCCGGCTCGACCTGGATCAGCCGTTTCCGGACGCAGCCGAAGGCCCCCGCGGAAGGCAGGGATCCCCGCAGGGCCGCGTGATCCTGCCCTACGGCTGGCTCGACGACCCCGACGAGATGGTGGTGCCGGCCGACGCTGAACTCGACGCCGGCGGCGGCTGA
- a CDS encoding LCP family protein, translated as MSDEPRDGSDVDGRPGETGRTGDTAGPAGSGSAAADSSHVPSAPWERPRRWNQDALDVTRVDDLLARLGAEDEVPSGRRRRRQADAAEGAGVSASELIAALSVDESGNPGTSEPRADHHITEEPTAVTTVAPADPTSGDPAQTSAPPAATVPPTFSAPAPAPAPAPAPAPDEATTLLATHTDSTQIHATQTQESPWAPTTPAGAEDHTVLLPPRIGPGDKAPIRDLGEDPRTDYIPKMTGIVADRAEADSILASLRRQSQSGAPAVYGTASDGYVSTAGAAAYGPAAAAGHTGGPPPSPPTGGHGGHGGHGPSDPPPRRRRGLLYATRGVAAAVALITLLGMGVEWKIKDRADAGLQRNSVSGALNTSDTNISSARTAPQVVTNSKGVKSTEAARPKATYAPENILLLGSDTRAGNNGNAGNQGAGTSGTANSDTLMVAHISGDRSHVTILSIPRDTLIPAPKCKIWNAVTGQVSDQYQPITPTEVYHINSAYSVGGPTCTVTAVQSLTHLGITRMIGIDFSGFQSMVDALGGINVNICRPIVDTVLGTVVPQGGLQKIQGVQALNLVRARDVIGDTLSDLARIRRQQVVLSAILRQVTQAGTLLNPAKLDKFLQAFTKNTFTQNVKVEDLVTLAGSLGSLDPTHVTFYTLPTVPSTTVDGALDVDRTKAPIIFDDLINDLPLPGEVTTAAATKAPATPTPSPTPAAPSLKLTAAPSTVDLEIYNLTGQANVATAAQQKLNAVGFHVSDSQLFKPDSGSQAGTTVLYAATNRAAALTVASSVPGSTLVVTPGLGNTVRLNLGSSYAGAIVAAKVGQSAPPSLATVSTGPAISVAAAAGASGTLASTALSSVNAGAGTCA; from the coding sequence GTGAGCGACGAGCCGCGCGACGGCAGCGACGTCGACGGACGACCGGGAGAGACCGGTCGGACCGGTGACACCGCAGGACCGGCCGGGAGCGGGTCGGCAGCAGCAGACTCGTCCCACGTTCCGTCCGCTCCATGGGAGCGTCCGCGCCGCTGGAACCAGGATGCCTTGGATGTGACCAGGGTCGATGACCTGCTGGCCAGGCTCGGGGCCGAGGACGAGGTGCCCAGTGGCCGCCGCCGACGACGTCAGGCCGATGCGGCAGAAGGCGCCGGCGTCTCGGCGAGCGAGCTGATCGCGGCCCTGTCAGTCGACGAGTCCGGCAATCCAGGGACCTCCGAGCCCCGGGCCGACCACCACATCACCGAGGAACCGACGGCCGTCACGACCGTGGCCCCGGCGGACCCCACCTCCGGCGATCCGGCGCAGACGTCTGCACCCCCGGCCGCAACCGTCCCGCCAACCTTCTCCGCGCCCGCACCCGCACCCGCACCCGCACCCGCACCCGCACCCGACGAGGCCACCACCCTCCTGGCCACACATACCGACTCAACGCAGATCCACGCCACACAGACCCAGGAATCGCCCTGGGCCCCGACCACCCCGGCCGGCGCGGAGGACCACACCGTCCTGCTCCCCCCGCGAATCGGCCCCGGCGACAAGGCGCCCATCAGGGATCTGGGAGAGGACCCCCGCACCGACTACATCCCCAAGATGACCGGGATCGTGGCCGACCGGGCGGAGGCCGACTCGATCCTGGCGTCGCTGCGGCGGCAGAGCCAGTCCGGAGCGCCGGCCGTCTACGGCACCGCGAGCGACGGGTACGTCAGTACGGCAGGTGCAGCCGCCTACGGCCCCGCGGCAGCGGCCGGTCACACCGGCGGCCCCCCGCCCTCCCCCCCGACCGGCGGCCACGGTGGCCACGGTGGCCACGGGCCCTCCGACCCTCCGCCCCGCCGACGACGCGGCCTGCTCTACGCCACGCGCGGGGTCGCCGCCGCGGTCGCTCTGATCACGCTGCTGGGCATGGGCGTGGAGTGGAAGATCAAAGATCGGGCGGACGCCGGTCTGCAGCGGAACTCCGTCTCGGGAGCCCTCAACACCAGTGACACCAATATCTCCTCGGCCAGGACGGCGCCACAGGTGGTGACCAATTCCAAGGGCGTCAAGTCCACCGAGGCGGCCCGACCGAAGGCGACCTACGCGCCGGAGAACATCCTGCTGCTGGGCTCCGACACCCGGGCGGGCAACAACGGCAACGCCGGCAACCAGGGCGCCGGTACCAGTGGCACCGCCAACTCCGACACCCTGATGGTCGCCCACATCTCGGGTGATCGGTCGCACGTGACGATCCTGTCGATCCCACGGGACACGCTGATCCCGGCTCCGAAGTGCAAGATCTGGAACGCCGTCACCGGCCAGGTCTCCGATCAGTACCAGCCGATCACCCCCACCGAGGTCTACCACATCAACAGCGCCTACTCGGTGGGCGGACCGACGTGCACGGTGACCGCCGTGCAGAGCCTCACCCACCTCGGCATCACCCGGATGATCGGCATCGACTTCTCCGGCTTCCAGTCCATGGTCGATGCTCTTGGCGGCATCAACGTGAACATCTGCCGGCCCATCGTCGACACGGTGCTCGGCACCGTCGTCCCACAGGGGGGTCTGCAGAAGATCCAGGGCGTGCAGGCCCTCAATCTGGTGCGTGCCCGCGACGTCATCGGTGACACCCTGTCGGACCTGGCCCGGATCAGGCGCCAGCAGGTCGTGTTGTCGGCGATCCTGCGGCAGGTCACCCAGGCCGGCACCCTGTTGAACCCGGCCAAGCTGGACAAGTTCCTGCAGGCCTTCACCAAGAACACCTTCACCCAGAACGTGAAGGTGGAGGACCTGGTGACGCTGGCCGGTTCGCTCGGCAGCCTCGACCCGACGCACGTCACCTTCTACACGCTGCCGACGGTGCCCAGCACGACCGTGGACGGAGCCCTGGACGTCGACAGGACCAAGGCGCCGATCATCTTCGACGACCTGATCAACGACCTGCCGCTGCCGGGCGAGGTGACCACCGCGGCCGCCACGAAGGCGCCGGCCACGCCGACTCCCAGCCCGACCCCGGCGGCTCCCAGCCTGAAGCTCACCGCGGCACCGTCGACGGTGGATCTCGAGATCTACAACCTCACGGGTCAGGCGAACGTCGCCACCGCCGCCCAGCAAAAGCTCAACGCAGTCGGTTTCCACGTCTCCGACAGCCAGCTGTTCAAGCCGGACAGCGGAAGCCAGGCCGGTACCACCGTTTTGTACGCCGCGACGAATCGGGCGGCAGCCCTGACCGTCGCCTCGTCGGTGCCGGGCTCGACCCTGGTGGTGACGCCCGGGCTGGGCAACACCGTGCGGCTGAATCTCGGGTCGTCCTATGCCGGTGCGATCGTTGCGGCGAAGGTCGGGCAGAGCGCCCCGCCGTCGTTGGCGACGGTCAGCACCGGACCCGCCATCAGCGTGGCGGCAGCTGCCGGAGCCTCCGGCACGCTGGCCTCGACCGCCCTGTCGTCGGTGAACGCCGGAGCGGGCACCTGCGCCTAG
- a CDS encoding LCP family protein, translating to MTDASPPSAGRLSTRPRFGWLLRAGVTVLSVITLLAMGLEWQIKHRADVGIAANHVNALVARTPAPPLTTRMTTAIGPTTGAAATARALIAASSPAAPTTRTSSATTYQAENILLLGSDTRSGGNAVVGSDPSTNGVANSDVVMIAHISADRQHVTVLSIPRDTMVPAPTTCHFWNSTTGVVSKEIYQPSPGERFHFNSGYSVGGPQCTVTEVQNLTGLQIDRFIGIDFVGFQAMVDALNGVTVDICSPVVDTVLGTVVPRAGVQRINGGQALNLVRARDVIGDNLSDLARIRRQQIVLSALLRQVTTAGTLLNPAKLDNFLQAFVKNTVTDNVTVDDLVTLAGSLGNLSPGIVNFYTLPTYPSTITDGALEVDTAAAPPILIAMAQDRPVSPTSPTTTGTTSPAATAPVGSPPVGSPPGSTRGAPATSAPGIPQFSLAFPTTPASSASSASSAGSAGSAGSAGSRPPAAGSTSAGQAVNAATAQCAGPGNE from the coding sequence GTGACCGACGCATCACCGCCGAGCGCAGGTCGGCTGTCGACCCGTCCGCGCTTCGGATGGCTCCTGAGAGCGGGGGTCACCGTGCTCTCGGTGATCACCCTGTTGGCCATGGGCCTGGAATGGCAGATCAAGCATCGCGCAGACGTGGGCATCGCCGCCAACCACGTCAATGCCCTGGTGGCAAGAACGCCGGCACCGCCCCTGACGACCCGCATGACGACGGCAATCGGACCGACGACCGGGGCTGCGGCCACCGCCCGGGCGCTGATCGCCGCGAGCAGTCCAGCGGCGCCGACCACGCGCACCTCCTCCGCCACCACCTACCAGGCCGAGAACATCCTGCTGCTGGGTTCGGACACCCGCAGCGGCGGCAACGCAGTCGTCGGATCGGATCCGTCCACCAACGGGGTGGCAAATTCCGACGTGGTGATGATCGCGCACATCAGCGCCGACCGTCAGCACGTCACAGTGCTGTCCATCCCGCGCGACACGATGGTCCCCGCCCCCACCACCTGTCACTTCTGGAACTCCACGACCGGGGTGGTGTCGAAGGAGATCTACCAGCCCTCGCCCGGGGAGCGTTTCCACTTCAACTCCGGCTACTCGGTGGGCGGACCGCAGTGCACCGTCACCGAGGTGCAGAACCTCACCGGCCTGCAGATCGACCGTTTCATCGGCATCGACTTCGTCGGTTTCCAGGCCATGGTGGATGCGCTGAACGGCGTCACCGTCGACATCTGCTCCCCGGTCGTCGACACCGTCCTGGGTACCGTGGTCCCGAGGGCCGGCGTACAGAGGATCAACGGGGGTCAGGCCCTGAACCTCGTCAGGGCCAGGGATGTCATCGGCGACAACCTGTCGGACCTGGCCAGGATCCGTCGTCAGCAGATCGTCCTGTCGGCGCTCCTCCGGCAGGTGACGACGGCCGGTACGCTGCTGAACCCGGCCAAGCTGGACAACTTCCTGCAGGCCTTCGTCAAGAACACCGTGACCGACAACGTCACCGTCGACGACCTCGTCACGCTGGCCGGGTCGCTCGGCAACCTGAGCCCCGGAATCGTCAACTTCTACACGCTCCCGACGTACCCCAGCACGATCACCGACGGCGCACTGGAGGTCGACACAGCGGCCGCGCCCCCGATTCTCATTGCGATGGCCCAGGACCGGCCGGTGTCCCCCACTTCTCCGACGACGACCGGGACCACCTCCCCGGCCGCAACCGCACCGGTGGGCAGCCCACCCGTCGGCAGCCCACCGGGCAGCACCAGAGGCGCACCCGCGACGTCGGCGCCCGGCATCCCGCAGTTCAGCCTGGCTTTCCCGACCACGCCGGCCTCGTCGGCCTCGTCGGCCTCGTCGGCCGGATCGGCCGGATCGGCCGGATCGGCCGGATCACGGCCTCCAGCCGCTGGTTCCACCTCCGCCGGGCAGGCCGTGAACGCGGCCACCGCGCAGTGTGCGGGTCCCGGCAATGAGTGA
- the phoU gene encoding phosphate signaling complex protein PhoU produces MRQAYQIRLNDLGDHGARMCQVASDALRDATKSLLTADLALAEKVIATDVQLDEMRSSAETVAFEILALQAPVASDLRAVISALWIVADLQRMGALAIHVAKAARRRHPAQVIPVEVRPIFERMGRVGVHLADQAGKVLLERNVELARVMESEDDLMDDLHQEMFAALLSPNWSHGVEPAVDLSLLGRFYERFADHAVAVARRVVFLVTGENVGGDTTPTAFTPPER; encoded by the coding sequence ATGCGCCAGGCCTACCAGATCCGACTCAACGACCTCGGCGACCACGGTGCACGAATGTGCCAGGTCGCCAGTGACGCCCTTCGCGATGCCACCAAATCGCTGCTGACCGCCGACCTCGCCCTGGCCGAGAAGGTGATCGCAACAGACGTCCAGCTGGACGAGATGCGTTCCAGCGCGGAGACTGTCGCATTCGAGATACTGGCCCTGCAAGCCCCCGTCGCCTCCGATCTGCGGGCCGTCATCTCGGCTCTGTGGATCGTTGCGGACCTGCAGCGGATGGGCGCGCTGGCCATCCACGTCGCCAAGGCCGCGCGTCGCCGACATCCCGCCCAGGTGATCCCGGTCGAGGTGCGACCGATCTTCGAGCGGATGGGGAGGGTCGGTGTCCACCTGGCCGACCAGGCCGGCAAGGTCCTGCTGGAGCGCAATGTGGAGCTCGCCAGGGTGATGGAGTCCGAGGACGACCTGATGGACGACCTCCACCAGGAGATGTTCGCCGCTCTGCTGTCTCCGAACTGGTCCCACGGCGTCGAGCCGGCCGTCGACCTGTCGCTGCTCGGCCGCTTCTACGAACGCTTCGCCGATCACGCTGTCGCGGTCGCCCGCCGGGTGGTCTTCCTGGTGACCGGCGAGAACGTCGGGGGCGACACCACCCCGACGGCCTTCACCCCGCCCGAGCGATAG
- the pstB gene encoding phosphate ABC transporter ATP-binding protein PstB, translating into MAKRIDVEDLNVYYTDFLAVEGASINIAPLTVTALIGPSGCGKSTFLRTLNRMHEVIPGGRVTGSVQLDGEDLYGPGVDPVNVRRTVGMVFQKANPFPTMSIYDNVIAGYKIAGTRKSKNAFDDIVERSLRGANLWEEVKQRLNRPGAGLSGGQQQRLCIARAIAVEPQVLLMDEPCSALDPISTLAIEDLISELKASYTIVIVTHNMQQAARVSDRTAFFNLAGVGQAGKLVEYDETAKIFSNPGQKATEDYISGRFG; encoded by the coding sequence ATGGCCAAGCGCATCGACGTCGAAGATCTCAATGTCTACTACACCGACTTCCTGGCGGTGGAGGGCGCCTCGATCAACATCGCGCCGTTGACCGTCACCGCCTTGATCGGGCCGTCCGGCTGCGGGAAGTCGACCTTCCTGCGCACGCTGAACCGCATGCACGAGGTGATCCCCGGCGGCCGGGTGACCGGTTCCGTGCAATTGGACGGGGAGGATCTCTACGGGCCCGGCGTCGACCCGGTGAATGTCCGGCGGACCGTCGGGATGGTGTTCCAGAAGGCGAACCCGTTCCCGACGATGTCCATCTACGACAACGTCATCGCCGGCTACAAGATCGCCGGGACGCGCAAGTCCAAGAACGCCTTCGACGACATCGTCGAGCGTTCCCTGCGCGGCGCCAACCTCTGGGAAGAGGTCAAGCAGCGGTTGAACCGGCCCGGTGCCGGGTTGTCCGGCGGTCAGCAGCAGCGGCTCTGCATCGCGCGGGCCATCGCCGTCGAGCCGCAGGTCCTGCTGATGGACGAGCCGTGCTCGGCACTGGATCCCATCTCGACCCTGGCGATCGAGGACCTGATCAGCGAGCTGAAGGCCAGCTACACGATCGTCATCGTCACCCACAACATGCAGCAGGCGGCGCGGGTCTCGGACCGCACCGCGTTCTTCAACCTGGCCGGCGTCGGCCAGGCCGGCAAGCTCGTCGAGTACGACGAGACCGCGAAGATCTTCTCCAATCCGGGCCAGAAGGCCACCGAGGACTACATCTCCGGTCGCTTCGGCTGA
- the pstA gene encoding phosphate ABC transporter permease PstA: MTTIAKPAARATPSALVGARLPNFAPYVAAAAGVLLALALKAALGWTGWLTAFFTAALLFIVLLSGWSFMVEGKRRAKDRFASTLIYSSFVAAVVPLVLILSYIVYKGLPVFNITFFTHSMNGVTASDPGGGVYAALLGTLEQVGLAAVVALPVGLFTAIYLVEYGKGVFARLVTFFVDVMTGVPSIVAGLFVYTFLLLGTDSRPFGAAGSIALGILMLPVVVRSSEEMLKLVPRDLREASYALGVPRWRTIVKIVLPTALSGLITSALLAIARVAGETAPLILLVGYADLINGTPFSGDQAALPMMVWDQLGKRTGAGGVFGDSRAWGAALVLVLLVLILNVAARLLARLARPKSR, from the coding sequence ATGACGACCATCGCCAAGCCCGCGGCGCGGGCGACACCGTCGGCGCTGGTCGGCGCGAGGCTGCCGAACTTCGCTCCCTACGTGGCCGCTGCGGCGGGGGTCCTGCTGGCACTGGCGCTGAAGGCAGCCCTGGGCTGGACGGGGTGGCTGACCGCCTTCTTCACCGCGGCCCTCCTGTTCATCGTCCTGCTGTCGGGGTGGTCCTTCATGGTGGAGGGCAAGCGCCGCGCCAAGGACCGGTTCGCCTCGACGCTGATCTACTCGAGCTTCGTGGCGGCCGTCGTCCCGCTGGTGCTGATCCTGAGCTACATCGTCTACAAGGGCCTGCCGGTCTTCAACATCACCTTCTTCACGCATTCGATGAACGGCGTCACCGCGTCCGATCCGGGCGGCGGGGTCTACGCCGCGTTGCTCGGGACCCTGGAGCAGGTCGGCCTGGCCGCGGTGGTCGCCCTGCCCGTCGGACTCTTCACCGCGATCTACCTGGTCGAGTACGGCAAGGGCGTGTTCGCCAGGCTGGTGACGTTCTTCGTCGACGTGATGACGGGCGTTCCCTCCATCGTGGCCGGCCTGTTCGTCTACACGTTCCTGTTGCTGGGCACCGACTCCCGTCCCTTCGGCGCGGCCGGCTCCATCGCGCTCGGCATCCTGATGCTGCCCGTGGTGGTCCGGTCCTCCGAGGAGATGCTCAAGCTCGTCCCCCGTGACCTACGGGAAGCGAGCTACGCGCTGGGCGTGCCCCGCTGGCGCACCATCGTGAAGATCGTGCTGCCGACGGCTCTCTCGGGTCTGATCACCTCGGCGCTGCTGGCCATCGCCAGGGTGGCGGGCGAGACCGCGCCGCTGATCCTGCTGGTCGGATACGCAGACCTGATCAACGGAACGCCGTTCTCCGGCGACCAGGCCGCCCTGCCGATGATGGTCTGGGATCAACTCGGCAAGCGCACCGGCGCCGGCGGGGTTTTCGGTGATTCACGAGCCTGGGGCGCCGCACTGGTCCTGGTACTGCTGGTGCTCATCCTGAACGTGGCCGCGCGGCTGCTGGCCCGGTTGGCACGACCGAAATCGCGTTGA
- the pstC gene encoding phosphate ABC transporter permease subunit PstC has translation MSINPGGGSVTEDSEPLEGAATLEELAERKAATAASQAAKSRLSGLARTNSQVHAPPRPDVSSSPHGPGINGRSVRRGDQIFKGVAAGSGGFLLVVMAAIAVFLIWKAVPAFTGPNDGNIFTTQSWNFPSDDPTNIPTFGIAALFFGTVVSSVIAIIIGVPIAIGIALFIAHYAKRRIATVLGGIVDLLAAVPSLVYGMWGLYFLVPSTRGFQSWLSEYFGWLPFLHNRTATQASQFGQSLLIAGIVLAIMIIPTVSAVTREVFLQVPGEAMDAAWALGATKWEMVRTAVLPFGRAGMISAAMLGLGRALGETIAVALVLNSGFTINAHITEPGGDTFASTIALKFGEAASNNQGIPALVAAGLFLFAITLVVNSIARLVIARKKEFTA, from the coding sequence ATGTCGATCAACCCAGGCGGCGGTTCGGTGACCGAGGACTCAGAACCACTCGAAGGCGCGGCAACGCTCGAGGAGCTCGCCGAGCGGAAGGCTGCCACGGCGGCCAGTCAGGCGGCCAAGAGCCGGCTGAGCGGCCTGGCCAGGACCAACTCCCAGGTCCACGCCCCACCGCGGCCCGACGTGTCGTCCTCTCCGCACGGCCCTGGCATCAACGGGCGGTCCGTACGGCGCGGCGACCAGATCTTCAAGGGCGTCGCGGCCGGGTCGGGTGGCTTCCTGCTCGTGGTGATGGCGGCGATCGCGGTCTTCCTGATCTGGAAGGCGGTCCCGGCCTTCACCGGCCCGAACGACGGCAACATCTTCACCACCCAGTCCTGGAACTTCCCCTCCGACGACCCCACCAACATCCCCACCTTCGGGATCGCCGCCCTGTTCTTCGGGACCGTCGTCTCCTCGGTGATCGCCATCATCATCGGTGTGCCGATCGCGATCGGGATCGCGCTGTTCATCGCGCACTATGCCAAGCGGCGGATCGCCACCGTGCTGGGCGGGATCGTCGACCTGTTGGCCGCGGTCCCGTCATTGGTCTACGGGATGTGGGGGCTGTACTTCCTGGTGCCGTCCACGCGCGGATTCCAGAGCTGGCTGTCGGAGTACTTCGGCTGGCTGCCGTTCCTGCACAATCGGACCGCCACCCAGGCGAGCCAGTTCGGGCAGAGCCTGCTGATCGCCGGCATCGTGCTGGCCATCATGATCATCCCGACCGTCTCGGCCGTCACCCGCGAGGTCTTCCTGCAGGTGCCGGGCGAAGCCATGGATGCCGCCTGGGCTCTGGGCGCCACCAAGTGGGAGATGGTCCGTACCGCGGTGTTGCCGTTCGGCCGTGCCGGGATGATCTCGGCCGCCATGCTCGGTCTCGGCCGCGCACTCGGCGAGACCATCGCGGTGGCCCTGGTGCTGAACTCCGGATTCACCATCAATGCGCACATCACCGAACCGGGCGGTGACACCTTCGCATCGACCATCGCACTGAAGTTCGGTGAGGCCGCGTCCAACAACCAGGGCATTCCGGCACTGGTCGCCGCCGGCCTTTTCCTCTTCGCCATCACCCTGGTCGTGAACTCGATCGCCCGTCTGGTGATTGCCCGCAAGAAGGAGTTCACGGCATGA
- the pstS gene encoding phosphate ABC transporter substrate-binding protein PstS, giving the protein MNITRKTGLLALVVAGALTMAACGSNNNTTAAASSSSASAAASSAASAPASSGSMASSAPMTSASAMTSGSPMTSGGPMTSGGAMTSGASTSAMTSEPGMVAANFAGAGFTCATGSLRSSGSTAQGTVIAQWIKAYNTKCSATINAYGGGGSGKGVTDFISNQTDFGGSDSALKTAQFADAKSKRCATNDAIDLPMVTGPISLSYNLSGVSKLILTPTVLVGIFGGKITNWNDPAIAAVNPGVTLPSLAIATVHRSDSSGTTDNFTKYLTKAGGWTFTGGKSWTAPGGTGAQGSDGVAKAIGSTTGSIGYVEWGFAQSNKLTYAEIDNGGGAVALTAASAGLAVSSAKLVGTGKDLSLSIDYATKAAGAYPVILVTYEIVCSAGNAGKAALLKSFLGYTATDGQTALVGLGAAPLPAAIQSKVVDAVKALS; this is encoded by the coding sequence GTGAATATCACGCGTAAGACCGGTTTGCTGGCCCTGGTGGTGGCCGGAGCACTGACCATGGCTGCCTGTGGCAGCAACAACAACACGACCGCCGCCGCGAGCAGCAGCTCGGCGAGTGCGGCGGCCTCCAGCGCCGCTTCCGCACCCGCTTCCAGTGGCTCGATGGCCTCCAGCGCACCGATGACGTCCGCCTCGGCCATGACGTCGGGTTCGCCCATGACGTCGGGCGGCCCGATGACCTCCGGCGGGGCGATGACCTCCGGCGCCTCCACCTCGGCCATGACCTCCGAACCGGGCATGGTCGCCGCGAACTTCGCCGGGGCAGGTTTCACCTGCGCCACCGGCAGCCTGCGGTCCTCCGGCTCGACCGCGCAGGGCACCGTCATCGCGCAGTGGATCAAGGCCTACAACACCAAGTGCAGCGCGACCATCAACGCCTACGGCGGTGGCGGCTCCGGCAAGGGTGTCACCGACTTCATCAGCAACCAGACCGACTTCGGCGGCTCGGACTCCGCACTCAAGACGGCCCAGTTCGCCGACGCGAAGTCCAAGCGCTGCGCCACCAATGACGCGATCGACCTGCCGATGGTCACCGGCCCGATCTCGCTGAGCTACAACCTGTCCGGCGTCAGCAAGCTGATCCTGACCCCGACCGTGCTCGTCGGCATCTTCGGCGGCAAGATCACCAACTGGAACGACCCGGCCATCGCGGCGGTCAACCCGGGCGTCACGCTGCCCAGCCTGGCCATCGCCACCGTGCACCGCAGCGACAGCTCGGGCACCACGGACAACTTCACCAAGTACCTCACCAAGGCCGGCGGCTGGACCTTCACCGGTGGCAAGTCGTGGACCGCTCCGGGCGGCACCGGCGCCCAGGGCAGTGACGGCGTAGCCAAGGCCATCGGCTCGACCACGGGCTCCATCGGCTACGTCGAGTGGGGCTTCGCCCAGAGCAACAAGCTGACCTACGCCGAGATCGACAACGGCGGCGGCGCAGTCGCCCTGACCGCAGCCAGTGCCGGTCTCGCGGTGTCCTCGGCCAAGCTCGTCGGCACCGGCAAGGATCTGTCGCTGTCCATCGACTACGCCACCAAGGCCGCCGGGGCCTACCCGGTCATCCTGGTCACGTACGAGATCGTCTGCTCGGCGGGCAATGCGGGCAAGGCTGCCCTGCTGAAGTCCTTCCTCGGCTACACCGCCACCGATGGCCAGACCGCGCTGGTCGGCCTCGGCGCGGCCCCGCTGCCCGCCGCGATCCAGTCGAAGGTGGTCGACGCGGTCAAGGCTCTTTCCTGA